A section of the Metabacillus endolithicus genome encodes:
- a CDS encoding acetyl-CoA C-acetyltransferase, whose translation MAKTVILSGVRTPVGKFGGALSTLTAAELGGIAIKEALTRANVQSEDVQEVIIGNVLQGGQGQIPSRQAARAASLPWNVKTETVNKVCASGLRSVTMADQIIRAGDEEVIVAGGMESMSNAPYMMPKARWGLRMGDSAVKDLMIHDGLTCSFTGVHMGTYGNSTSKELEITRQQQDEWALRSHQRTVAAQEAGILGEEIVAVEVPQRKGDPIVVDKDEAPRKDTSLERLANLNPVFDHDGTITAGNAPGINDGAAALVLMSDERAKTEGREPLAIILAHTAIAVEAEDFPKTPGLVINELLSKTGKTVEDIDLFEINEAFATVALAANQIAGLDPEKVNVNGGAVAIGHPIGASGARILITLIHELKRRGGGIGIAAICSGGGQGDAIMIEV comes from the coding sequence ATGGCAAAAACCGTTATTTTAAGTGGAGTCAGAACACCTGTGGGGAAGTTTGGTGGAGCTCTTTCAACATTAACAGCAGCAGAGCTTGGCGGAATCGCCATAAAGGAAGCGTTAACAAGAGCAAATGTACAGTCTGAAGACGTCCAAGAGGTGATTATCGGAAATGTTCTGCAAGGGGGACAAGGGCAAATTCCATCACGTCAAGCGGCACGTGCGGCAAGTCTGCCATGGAATGTAAAAACAGAAACAGTAAATAAGGTATGTGCATCAGGATTAAGAAGCGTCACTATGGCCGATCAAATCATTCGTGCCGGTGACGAAGAAGTGATTGTAGCCGGAGGCATGGAATCAATGAGCAATGCGCCATATATGATGCCAAAAGCAAGATGGGGACTGCGTATGGGCGATTCTGCTGTAAAGGATTTAATGATTCATGATGGTTTAACATGCAGCTTTACTGGTGTTCACATGGGCACATACGGTAACAGCACATCAAAAGAGCTTGAAATCACACGTCAGCAGCAGGATGAGTGGGCATTAAGAAGCCATCAGCGCACAGTTGCTGCCCAAGAAGCTGGCATACTAGGCGAAGAAATTGTTGCAGTTGAAGTACCACAGCGTAAAGGAGACCCGATTGTGGTCGACAAAGATGAAGCACCACGTAAAGACACTTCATTAGAAAGATTAGCAAACCTAAATCCTGTTTTTGATCATGATGGAACGATCACAGCAGGTAATGCCCCAGGAATTAATGACGGAGCAGCCGCCCTTGTATTAATGAGTGATGAAAGAGCGAAAACTGAAGGCAGAGAGCCTCTCGCAATTATTTTAGCTCATACAGCCATTGCTGTTGAAGCAGAAGACTTCCCTAAAACACCGGGACTTGTCATTAATGAGTTATTAAGCAAAACAGGCAAAACCGTTGAGGATATTGATCTTTTTGAAATTAATGAAGCATTTGCAACAGTTGCATTAGCTGCTAACCAAATTGCCGGTCTTGATCCAGAAAAGGTAAACGTAAACGGTGGAGCTGTTGCAATCGGACACCCAATCGGTGCAAGTGGAGCAAGAATTCTCATCACCTTAATTCATGAACTAAAACGTAGAGGCGGCGGTATCGGCATTGCAGCAATCTGCAGCGGCGGCGGCCAAGGCGACGCCATCATGATTGAAGTTTAA
- a CDS encoding (Fe-S)-binding protein, translating into MGALLWVNLLAFLIVTAYAAHLFIYLIRTRMAYIKLGKKVEFDGKVKERLEKIWVNVFGQKKLLKDKKSGIIHVMFFYGFILVQFGAIDFIIKGLVPGAHLPLGPLYPAFTFFQEIITFMILVAVVWAFHRRYVEKLVRLKRGFKSGLVLLFIGGLMLSVLLGNGMGLIWHDHDLTWSEPLASSFALLLSFVGKTGSIVIFYIAWWIHLLFLLTFLVYVPQSKHAHLIAGPANVYFNRTSNPGKLEKIDFEDETQESFGVGKIEDFTQPQLIDLYACVECGRCTNMCPATGTGKILSPMDLIIKLRDHLTFTGAAVTQKQPWVPAVAFSGTKGNQIAMMAASSGAQETAATGYSASLIGDVITEEEIWACTTCRNCEDQCPVMNEHVDKIIDMRRYLVLTEGKMDADAQRAMTNIERQGNPWGLNRKERETWREAREDVHVPTVKEMSKAGEEFEYLFWVGSMGSYDNRSQKIALSFAKLLNEAGVKFAILGNKEKNSGDTPRRLGNEFLFQELATKNIDEFVKNDVKKIVTIDPHAYNIFKNEYPDFGLEAEVYHHTELLAELVASGKLKPSLPVNETITFHDSCYLGRYNEVYDAPRNILKAIPGVKLIEMERNREKGMCCGAGGGLMWTEEDTGSRINVARTEQALAVNPSVISSGCPYCLTMLSDGTKAKEVEETVSTYDVAELLEKSIFGEQKELVS; encoded by the coding sequence ATGGGCGCATTACTTTGGGTAAATTTACTTGCATTTTTAATTGTAACCGCTTACGCAGCTCATCTTTTCATCTACTTAATTCGTACAAGAATGGCTTATATTAAGCTAGGCAAAAAAGTCGAATTTGATGGGAAGGTAAAAGAAAGATTAGAAAAAATTTGGGTGAATGTGTTTGGACAGAAAAAGCTCTTAAAAGATAAGAAAAGTGGAATCATTCATGTGATGTTTTTCTATGGCTTTATTCTAGTTCAATTTGGGGCCATTGATTTTATTATTAAAGGCTTAGTACCAGGTGCACATCTGCCGCTTGGACCGCTGTATCCGGCGTTTACATTTTTCCAAGAAATTATTACTTTTATGATTTTAGTTGCTGTAGTTTGGGCGTTTCACCGTCGTTATGTGGAGAAGCTTGTTCGCTTAAAACGAGGCTTTAAATCAGGACTAGTATTACTTTTCATCGGTGGCTTAATGCTATCTGTACTGCTTGGTAATGGAATGGGCTTAATCTGGCATGATCATGATCTAACATGGTCTGAGCCACTAGCTTCATCATTTGCTTTGTTACTTAGCTTTGTAGGCAAAACAGGATCTATCGTTATTTTCTATATTGCATGGTGGATCCATTTACTTTTCTTATTAACGTTCTTAGTGTATGTACCACAATCAAAGCATGCGCATTTAATTGCTGGGCCTGCGAATGTGTATTTTAATCGCACATCAAACCCTGGTAAGCTTGAAAAAATTGATTTCGAAGATGAAACACAAGAATCATTCGGGGTTGGCAAAATTGAAGACTTCACACAACCACAGTTAATTGATTTATATGCTTGTGTAGAATGTGGACGCTGTACAAATATGTGTCCGGCAACAGGGACAGGGAAAATTCTTTCTCCAATGGACCTAATCATTAAGCTCCGTGACCATTTAACCTTTACAGGAGCAGCTGTTACACAAAAGCAACCATGGGTGCCAGCAGTAGCATTTAGTGGAACAAAAGGAAATCAAATTGCGATGATGGCAGCAAGTTCTGGGGCGCAAGAAACGGCAGCAACAGGCTATAGTGCTTCATTAATCGGTGATGTAATTACAGAAGAAGAAATTTGGGCTTGTACAACGTGCCGTAACTGTGAAGATCAATGTCCTGTTATGAATGAGCATGTTGATAAAATCATTGATATGCGTCGTTATCTAGTCCTAACAGAAGGAAAAATGGATGCGGATGCTCAGCGTGCAATGACAAACATTGAACGTCAAGGAAATCCTTGGGGGCTTAACCGAAAAGAGCGTGAAACATGGCGTGAAGCTCGCGAAGATGTACACGTTCCAACGGTAAAAGAAATGAGCAAAGCAGGAGAAGAGTTTGAATACTTATTCTGGGTTGGCTCTATGGGCTCTTACGATAACCGCAGCCAAAAAATCGCCTTATCTTTTGCAAAGCTTCTTAACGAAGCTGGCGTTAAATTTGCGATTCTTGGTAATAAAGAGAAAAACTCTGGAGATACACCGCGTCGCCTTGGAAATGAGTTTTTATTCCAAGAGCTAGCAACGAAAAATATTGATGAATTTGTGAAAAATGATGTAAAAAAGATCGTCACAATCGATCCACATGCTTATAACATCTTTAAAAATGAATATCCTGACTTTGGGTTAGAAGCAGAGGTATATCATCATACGGAATTGCTTGCAGAGTTAGTGGCTTCAGGAAAACTTAAACCAAGTCTTCCTGTTAATGAAACAATCACGTTCCACGATTCCTGTTACCTAGGTAGATACAATGAAGTGTATGATGCACCACGTAATATTTTAAAAGCAATTCCTGGTGTGAAGCTTATTGAAATGGAACGAAATCGTGAAAAAGGAATGTGCTGTGGAGCTGGTGGAGGCTTAATGTGGACAGAAGAAGATACAGGAAGCCGCATTAACGTTGCAAGAACAGAGCAAGCATTGGCTGTGAATCCATCGGTAATCAGCTCAGGCTGTCCGTATTGCTTAACGATGTTAAGTGATGGAACAAAAGCAAAAGAAGTAGAAGAAACAGTGAGCACATATGATGTTGCAGAGCTGTTAGAAAAGTCGATATTTGGCGAACAAAAAGAGCTAGTTTCATAG
- the cls gene encoding cardiolipin synthase codes for MVFIICFFIVALICWWTIDYHLGRRSHLATSKYTQFPQRKSDITLMTDGDTLYKDLFESIKNSTKSIHVLFFIVKNDEISDEFLTILGDKASHGVEVRLLLDYVGSSKLTKKRIQALKDKGVRLAFSHKPKLPFLFYTLQARNHRKITVLDGKTSYLGGFNIGKEYLGNDPKLGYWRDFHLKITGEGTADLQKQFLKDWFDSTGENDVENPEYYPALPIGKSEHMFISTYGENLEKHFISFIRDAKQDILICSPYFIPGKVILDELLAALARGVRVQIMVPMGKDHPLVKEASFPYFGPLILAGCEIHRYYHGFFHAKMIMIDDHLCDIGTANFDKRSFYLNDEMNCLIYDRQFIQEVKTFVQGDFGRSELLTYQAYQKRSLFEKGKEKFATLVSHFL; via the coding sequence ATCGTATTCATTATTTGCTTTTTCATAGTGGCACTGATCTGCTGGTGGACAATTGATTATCACCTTGGCAGAAGAAGTCATCTTGCAACATCAAAGTATACGCAATTTCCTCAACGCAAAAGTGATATTACCCTTATGACAGATGGAGATACATTATATAAAGATCTTTTTGAGAGCATTAAAAATAGTACAAAAAGTATTCATGTGCTATTCTTCATTGTGAAAAATGATGAAATCAGTGATGAATTTTTAACGATTCTGGGTGATAAAGCCAGTCATGGTGTTGAAGTGCGCCTTTTACTGGACTATGTGGGTAGCTCGAAGCTTACGAAAAAAAGGATTCAGGCTCTTAAGGACAAGGGTGTTCGCCTTGCTTTTTCACATAAACCTAAGCTTCCTTTTCTTTTTTATACTTTACAAGCACGAAATCATCGGAAAATAACTGTTTTAGATGGTAAAACGTCTTATTTAGGCGGCTTTAATATTGGAAAAGAGTATCTTGGAAATGATCCAAAGTTAGGGTATTGGAGAGATTTTCATCTAAAAATTACAGGAGAAGGTACGGCTGATTTACAGAAACAGTTTTTAAAGGATTGGTTTGACTCGACTGGTGAAAACGATGTAGAAAATCCTGAGTATTACCCTGCCTTGCCTATTGGCAAAAGTGAGCATATGTTCATTTCTACATATGGAGAAAATCTTGAAAAACATTTTATTTCATTTATTCGAGATGCTAAGCAAGACATTTTAATTTGCTCACCTTATTTTATCCCCGGTAAGGTCATTTTGGATGAGCTTTTAGCTGCTTTAGCCAGAGGTGTACGCGTCCAAATTATGGTGCCGATGGGAAAGGATCATCCACTTGTAAAAGAAGCTTCGTTCCCATATTTTGGTCCACTAATACTGGCAGGTTGTGAAATTCATCGCTATTATCATGGCTTTTTTCACGCAAAAATGATTATGATTGACGATCATCTTTGTGACATTGGAACAGCAAATTTTGATAAAAGAAGTTTTTATTTAAATGATGAAATGAACTGCCTCATCTATGACCGACAATTCATTCAAGAGGTAAAGACGTTTGTTCAAGGTGACTTTGGTCGTTCAGAATTGTTAACATACCAAGCCTATCAGAAGCGTTCGTTATTTGAAAAAGGAAAGGAAAAGTTTGCAACGTTGGTGTCACATTTTTTGTGA
- the uvsE gene encoding UV DNA damage repair endonuclease UvsE produces MIIRFGYVSHALSLWDCSPAKTLTFTRWKKLEEQERHEQLLFVTKQNLEHTLRMMHYNIAHEIMVYRMSSSIVPLATHPEVLWDYQTPFKDLLTEIGDLVKKYKLRTSFHPNQFTLFTSDKKHITENAVGDMTYHYDLLDAMGLADEAIINIHVGGAYGDKIKATERFHQNIKKLPPHIKKRMTLENDDKTYTTSETLAICQKEQIPLLFDYHHYMANKDDDENFLELLPTIFDTWEWVGIHPKIHVSSPKSEKEFRSHADYVDAEFLMPLLKGLKELNVDVDLMIEAKQKDKAALKLCEDVAKIRGVKRIGGATIEW; encoded by the coding sequence ATGATTATTCGATTCGGCTATGTGTCACATGCTCTTTCTCTATGGGATTGCTCACCAGCCAAAACATTAACATTCACAAGATGGAAAAAGCTCGAAGAACAAGAACGACACGAGCAATTATTGTTTGTAACGAAGCAAAATCTAGAACACACATTACGAATGATGCACTACAATATTGCCCACGAAATAATGGTATACAGGATGTCATCATCGATTGTTCCGCTAGCGACTCATCCTGAGGTACTTTGGGATTATCAAACACCATTTAAAGATTTACTTACTGAAATTGGGGATTTGGTGAAAAAGTATAAGCTGCGGACAAGTTTTCATCCCAATCAGTTCACACTGTTTACAAGTGATAAAAAGCATATTACAGAAAATGCAGTTGGCGATATGACCTATCATTATGATTTATTGGATGCGATGGGACTTGCAGATGAAGCCATTATTAACATCCATGTTGGCGGAGCTTATGGGGATAAGATAAAGGCTACAGAACGTTTTCATCAAAATATCAAAAAACTGCCACCACATATAAAAAAGCGAATGACTCTAGAAAATGATGATAAAACTTATACAACATCAGAAACATTAGCCATTTGTCAAAAAGAGCAAATTCCTCTTTTGTTTGATTATCATCATTACATGGCAAATAAAGATGATGATGAGAATTTTTTAGAGCTGCTTCCTACTATTTTTGATACGTGGGAGTGGGTCGGAATACACCCCAAAATACATGTTTCCTCTCCAAAGTCTGAGAAGGAATTCCGCAGTCATGCTGATTATGTTGATGCTGAGTTTTTAATGCCGTTATTAAAAGGGTTAAAAGAATTGAATGTTGATGTAGATTTGATGATTGAAGCGAAGCAGAAGGATAAAGCCGCATTGAAGCTTTGTGAAGATGTTGCGAAGATTCGAGGGGTTAAGCGGATTGGTGGCGCTACTATAGAATGGTAG
- a CDS encoding family 14 glycosylhydrolase has translation MCHFFKRFGISLLIILLTVSSLFSPSASADIKSDYKTYVMAPLTKITNWSDFAKQLATLKSNGVYALTTDVWWGDVEKNGNNQFDWSYYRQYAQTVRESGLKWVPIISTHQCGGNVGDDCNIPIPSWVWNLASTDTLTHKSETGYVNKETLSPWAKGVISTQYDELYESFSQNFSDYKDIIIKIYLSGGPAGELRFPSYVSSDGWSYPSRGKLQAYTETAKSDFRTNMQAKYSTLTNLNTAWKTNLTTWSQVNPPSDGDNFFSSGAAYNSQYGKDFMTWYQNVLIKHLNLISQKAHENFDATFGVPVGAKIAGIHWKMNDPSMPHAAEYSAGYYNYASILDQFKASNLHLTFTCLEMDNSQEFTSPYYSAPKALVTQIANLATQRGIVLNGENALAISSSDASYSESRYRNTAQHLFNEGFSGFTLLRLANVVQSNGTKTAEMDRFRDILALQPINVEFIVKNAPTAYGDTVYVTGNRWEMGMWNNPDGDMIKLTWDNTNKDWRGTATIAANRYYEFKAVVVGSNGSPKAWEPNANNTWSTPNVSSNYTIQW, from the coding sequence ATGTGTCATTTTTTCAAAAGGTTTGGAATTAGCTTACTCATTATTCTACTTACCGTATCTTCTCTTTTTTCACCCTCAGCAAGCGCAGACATCAAATCAGATTATAAAACATACGTCATGGCACCACTTACTAAAATCACAAACTGGAGTGATTTTGCAAAGCAGTTGGCTACTTTAAAAAGCAATGGGGTATATGCTTTAACAACTGATGTTTGGTGGGGTGATGTTGAAAAAAACGGCAACAATCAATTTGATTGGTCCTACTATCGTCAATATGCACAAACTGTAAGAGAATCAGGACTTAAATGGGTTCCGATCATCTCTACACATCAATGTGGCGGTAATGTTGGTGATGATTGCAATATTCCAATACCAAGCTGGGTTTGGAATTTAGCCTCTACTGATACACTTACTCATAAATCTGAAACCGGCTACGTGAACAAAGAAACATTATCTCCATGGGCAAAAGGTGTCATTTCAACACAATATGATGAATTGTATGAATCATTTTCGCAAAATTTCTCAGATTATAAAGATATTATTATAAAAATCTACTTAAGTGGTGGACCTGCAGGTGAATTAAGATTTCCATCTTATGTATCAAGTGACGGATGGTCTTACCCCTCAAGAGGAAAACTGCAAGCATATACGGAAACAGCGAAAAGTGACTTCCGAACAAATATGCAAGCTAAATATAGTACTTTAACAAACTTAAATACTGCTTGGAAAACAAATCTTACTACATGGTCTCAGGTAAACCCACCTTCAGACGGAGATAATTTTTTCTCCTCAGGTGCTGCCTATAATAGCCAATATGGAAAAGATTTTATGACATGGTATCAAAATGTTTTAATTAAACATCTTAACTTAATTAGTCAGAAGGCTCATGAAAATTTTGATGCTACATTTGGTGTTCCAGTCGGCGCTAAAATTGCCGGAATCCACTGGAAAATGAATGATCCTTCCATGCCACATGCAGCTGAATACTCAGCTGGTTATTACAACTATGCAAGCATACTTGATCAATTCAAAGCTAGTAATCTACATCTTACTTTTACATGCTTAGAAATGGACAACAGTCAAGAGTTTACAAGCCCGTATTACTCAGCACCAAAGGCTCTTGTTACTCAAATTGCAAATTTGGCAACACAAAGAGGAATCGTGCTTAACGGCGAGAATGCACTGGCTATCTCTAGCTCTGATGCTAGCTATAGTGAGTCTCGCTACCGAAATACGGCACAGCACTTATTCAATGAAGGCTTCAGCGGTTTCACTCTGCTTCGATTAGCAAATGTCGTTCAATCTAATGGCACAAAAACAGCTGAAATGGACCGCTTCAGAGATATTTTAGCTCTACAGCCAATCAACGTTGAATTTATCGTTAAAAATGCTCCAACTGCATACGGTGATACGGTTTATGTAACAGGGAACCGCTGGGAAATGGGAATGTGGAACAATCCTGATGGAGACATGATCAAACTAACTTGGGATAACACAAATAAAGACTGGCGCGGAACAGCAACTATCGCAGCTAATCGTTACTATGAATTTAAAGCTGTGGTTGTTGGCTCAAATGGAAGTCCAAAAGCATGGGAACCTAATGCTAATAATACTTGGTCTACACCTAATGTGAGTTCGAATTATACGATTCAGTGGTAG
- a CDS encoding DUF1934 domain-containing protein — protein sequence MSESTPIRIHVLSEIQNQHDDDKETIEVSTTGEYFLKGKTIYLRYDETHELGSVKTTVKIADREVMVMRSGAVTMKQRFIEDEVTLTDYGTPFGKLQLETYTKSLTIEKTELEDKLVILYDLQIDENEKHVHKLMITYKEE from the coding sequence ATGTCAGAAAGCACGCCTATTAGAATCCATGTGTTGTCGGAGATCCAGAATCAACATGATGATGATAAAGAAACGATTGAAGTTTCAACAACAGGTGAATACTTTTTAAAGGGGAAAACCATTTATCTCCGTTATGATGAAACTCATGAACTCGGATCGGTCAAAACAACTGTGAAAATTGCTGATCGTGAGGTTATGGTTATGCGATCTGGTGCGGTTACGATGAAACAGCGTTTTATCGAAGATGAGGTAACACTAACCGATTATGGTACACCATTTGGCAAGCTTCAATTAGAAACATACACAAAATCACTAACAATAGAAAAAACAGAGCTTGAAGATAAGCTCGTTATTTTATATGATTTGCAAATAGATGAAAATGAAAAGCATGTACATAAACTGATGATTACCTACAAGGAGGAGTAA
- a CDS encoding CAP domain-containing protein, producing MKKKIILSVVAGAALLMANPIVDKADAASNTTQTKVYYYQSGHVDMERINALLQKYFSNVKIQQPTQQPTQQPTQQPTQQPETTTKEEPVEVEQQPIAEQPATQEPAVEQPPTEQPAAQQPTTQQPAQPEQTTEQASYQLSQYEQQVVDLTNQERAKQGLPALKVDLTLSKVAREKSLDMQKNNYFSHTSPTYGSPFDMMKKFGVTYRTAGENIAKGQRTPQEVVNAWMNSSGHRANILSSNFTHIGVGYVAEGNYWTQQFIGK from the coding sequence ATGAAGAAGAAAATCATATTGTCAGTCGTAGCAGGTGCAGCATTATTAATGGCAAATCCAATCGTTGATAAAGCTGATGCGGCTTCAAACACTACACAAACAAAAGTTTACTATTATCAATCTGGTCATGTTGATATGGAGCGCATTAATGCTCTGCTCCAAAAATATTTTAGTAACGTTAAAATTCAACAACCAACACAACAACCAACACAACAACCAACACAACAACCAACACAACAACCAGAAACAACTACTAAAGAAGAACCAGTAGAAGTTGAACAACAACCAATAGCTGAACAGCCGGCAACTCAAGAGCCAGCCGTTGAACAACCACCAACAGAACAGCCAGCAGCTCAACAGCCTACTACACAGCAACCAGCTCAACCAGAACAAACTACTGAGCAAGCAAGCTATCAGCTTAGCCAATACGAGCAGCAAGTAGTGGATTTAACAAACCAAGAACGCGCAAAACAAGGTCTACCAGCGTTAAAAGTTGATCTAACTTTAAGCAAAGTAGCTCGTGAGAAATCATTAGATATGCAAAAAAATAACTACTTTTCACATACAAGCCCAACATACGGCTCACCATTTGATATGATGAAGAAATTCGGCGTAACATACCGTACAGCAGGCGAAAACATCGCAAAAGGCCAACGCACTCCACAAGAAGTTGTAAACGCGTGGATGAACAGCTCAGGCCACCGTGCAAACATCCTAAGTTCAAACTTTACTCACATTGGGGTAGGGTATGTAGCGGAAGGTAACTATTGGACTCAGCAGTTTATTGGGAAATAA
- the speE gene encoding spermidine synthase, with protein MSELWYTEKQTKNFGITLKVKQTLHTEQTEFQYLEMVETEEFGNMLFLDGMVMTSQKDEFVYHEMVAHVPLFTHPNPENVLVVGGGDGGVIREVLKHPQVKKATLVDIDGKVIEYSKKFLPEIAGKLDDPRVEVKVGDGFMHIAESENEYDVIMVDSTEPMGPAVNLFTKGFYAGISKALKEDGVFVAQTDNPWFTPELITNVQRDVKEIFPITRLYTANIPTYPSGLWTFTIGSKKYDPLEVSEDRFHEIETKYYTKELHKACFVLPKFVSDLIK; from the coding sequence ATGAGTGAATTATGGTACACAGAGAAGCAAACGAAGAATTTTGGAATTACATTAAAAGTGAAGCAAACGTTACATACAGAGCAAACAGAATTTCAATACTTAGAAATGGTTGAAACAGAAGAGTTTGGCAACATGCTTTTCCTTGATGGAATGGTTATGACGTCACAAAAGGACGAGTTTGTATACCACGAAATGGTTGCACATGTTCCTTTATTTACGCACCCAAACCCTGAAAACGTTCTAGTTGTTGGTGGTGGAGACGGTGGCGTTATTCGCGAAGTTCTTAAGCACCCTCAAGTAAAAAAAGCAACACTTGTTGATATCGACGGAAAAGTTATTGAGTATTCTAAAAAATTCCTTCCTGAAATTGCAGGAAAACTTGATGATCCACGTGTAGAGGTAAAAGTTGGCGACGGCTTCATGCATATTGCTGAGAGCGAAAATGAATACGACGTAATCATGGTTGATTCTACAGAACCAATGGGACCTGCAGTAAACTTATTTACAAAAGGCTTCTACGCTGGAATTTCAAAAGCACTTAAAGAAGATGGTGTGTTCGTTGCCCAAACGGACAACCCTTGGTTTACACCAGAATTAATTACAAATGTTCAACGTGACGTAAAAGAAATCTTCCCAATCACGCGTCTGTACACAGCGAACATTCCAACATATCCAAGTGGATTATGGACATTCACAATTGGTTCTAAAAAATACGATCCACTTGAAGTAAGTGAAGATCGCTTCCATGAGATTGAAACAAAATACTACACAAAAGAACTTCACAAAGCATGCTTTGTATTACCGAAGTTTGTTAGTGACTTAATTAAATAA